Proteins from one Hemibagrus wyckioides isolate EC202008001 linkage group LG16, SWU_Hwy_1.0, whole genome shotgun sequence genomic window:
- the crybb1 gene encoding beta-crystallin B1: MSQTKSTSSQGTDAKDKGAPAAPASSKATKTGDTAMGNYRMMLFDQENFQGRMMEMYNECMNICDHGFDRVRSIIVECGPFVGFEQTNFRGEMFILEKGEYPRWDTWSNSYRSDCIMSFRPIRMDPMEHKICLYEMTDFQGNKMEIHEDDVPTLWAHGFCDRVGSVRVPGGAWVGYQYPGYRGYQYLFECGDYRHYNEFCAFQPQIQSIRRVRDMQFHQRGSFTLTAAKQ, translated from the exons ATGTCTCAGACTAAGTCCACCTCCAGCCAGGGCACTGATGCCAAGGATAAGGGAGCCCCTGCCGCTCCTGCATCTAGCAAGGCCACAAAGACTGGAGACACTGCAATGGGCAATTACAGA ATGATGCTGTTTGACCAGGAGAATTTCCAGGGGAGAATGATGGAGATGTACAATGAGTGCATGAACATTTGTGACCATGGATTTGATAGAGTACGCAGTATCATTGTCGAGTGTGGCCC cTTTGTTGGCTTTGAGCAGACTAACTTCCGTGGGGAAATGTTTATCCTGGAGAAGGGTGAGTATCCTCGCTGGGATACCTGGTCCAACAGCTACCGCAGTGACTGTATCATGTCATTCAGGCCCATACGCATG GACCCTATGGAGCACAAGATCTGCTTGTATGAGATGACTGATTTCCAGGGCAACAAGATGGAGATCCATGAGGATGATGTCCCCACTCTGTGGGCACATGGCTTCTGTGACAGAGTGGGCAGCGTGAGAGTTCCCGGTGGGGC TTGGGTTGGATACCAATACCCAGGCTACAGAGGCTACCAGTACCTATTTGAGTGTGGAGACTACAGACACTATAATGAGTTTTGTGCCTTCCAACCTCAGATTCAGTCTATTCGGCGTGTGAGGGACATGCAGTTTCACCAGCGTGGTAGCTTCACCCTGACCGCTGCTAAACAATGA
- the cryba4 gene encoding beta-crystallin A4, with the protein MNHHCTKFSGHWKIIVYDEECFQGRHHEFTSECWNVMDFGFESVRSLRVESGAWVGYEHPSFQGQQFVLERGEYPQCDAFGGSNAYHIERMTSFRPISCINHRESRMTIYERENYLGRKGELNDDYPSLQAMGWCHNEVGSMRIHSGAFVCYQYPGYRGYQYIMECDRHAGEYKHFREFGSHCQTPQIQSIRRIQQ; encoded by the exons ATGAATCATCATTGTACCAAGTTTTCTGGCCACTGGAAG ATTATAGTATATGATGAGGAGTGTTTCCAGGGTCGCCATCATGAGTTTACCTCTGAGTGTTGGAATGTTATGGATTTTGGCTTTGAGAGTGTCCGCTCTCTGAGGGTAGAAAGTGGAGC GTGGGTGGGCTATGAGCACCCCTCTTTTCAGGGCCAGCAGTTTGTGCTTGAGCGTGGTGAGTACCCTCAGTGTGATGCCTTTGGAGGAAGCAACGCTTATCATATTGAGAGGATGACCTCCTTCAGGCCAATCTCTTGCATT AACCACAGGGAGAGCAGGATGACAATCTATGAGAGGGAGAACTACCTGGGTCGCAAGGGGGAGCTAAATGATGACTACCCCTCATTGCAGGCAATGGGCTGGTGCCACAATGAAGTAGGCTCCATGCGCATCCACTCTGGAGC GTTTGTGTGTTACCAGTATCCTGGATACCGTGGATATCAGTACATCATGGAATGTGACCGCCATGCAGGGGAGTACAAACATTTCAGGGAGTTCGGGTCCCACTGTCAGACTCCTCAGATCCAGTCCATCCGCCGCATCCAGCAGTAA